The following coding sequences lie in one Glycine max cultivar Williams 82 chromosome 19, Glycine_max_v4.0, whole genome shotgun sequence genomic window:
- the LOC100815925 gene encoding DNA (cytosine-5)-methyltransferase DRM2 isoform X1, giving the protein MGGDDFDWNTDDELEIENYNSSSSCLTLPNGDAGEASSSAVLANSKVLDHFVNMGFSREMVSKVIQEYGEENEDKLLEELLSYKALESSPQPQQRIEPDPCSSENAGSSWDDFSDTDIFSDDEEIAKTMSENDDTLRSLVKMGYKQEEALVAIERLGPNASLEELVDFIGVAQMAKAEDALLPPEEKLQYNDYAKSNKRRFYDYEVLGRKKPRGCEKKILNEDDDEEDEALHLPNPMIGFGVPTESSFITHRRIPEDAIGPPYFYYENVALAPKGVWQTISRFLYDVQPEFVDSKFFCAAARKRGYIHNLPIQNRFPLLPLPPRTIHEAFPLTKKWWPSWDTRTKLNCLQTCIGSAKLTERIRKAVEIYDEDPPESVQKFVLHQCRKWNLVWVGRNKVAPLEPDEVETLLGFPRNHTRGGGISRTDRYKSLGNSFQVDTVAYHLSVLKEMYPNGINLLSLFSGIGGAEVALHRLGIPLKNVVSVEKSEVNRNIVRSWWEQTNQKGNLYDIDDVRELDGDRLEQLMSTFGGFDLIVGGSPCNNLAGSNRVSRDGLEGKESSLFFDYFRILDLVKNMSAKYR; this is encoded by the exons ATG GGAGGAGATGATTTTGATTGGAATACTGATGATGAGCTTGAAATTGAGAACTATAACTCTTCATCTTCGTGTTTAACCCTTCCTAATGGGGATGCTGGAGAG GCAAGCTCGTCTGCAGTTTTGGCTAATTCCAAGGTACTTGACCACTTCGTCAACATGGGATTTTCTAGAGAAATGGTTTCTAAAGTAATTCAGGAATATG gtgaagaaaatgaagataaaCTACTTGAAGAACTTCTCTCATACAAG GCTCTGGAAAGTTCTCCCCAACCACAGCAGCGAATTGAGCCAGATCCTTGTTCTTCAGAGAATGCAGGGAGCTCTTGGGATGATTTCTCTGATACTGATATTTTTTCTGATGATGAA gaaatTGCAAAAACTATGTCTGAGAATGATGATACCTTACGGTCTTTGGTGAAAATGGGCTACAAACAAGAGGAAGCTTTAGTTGCCATAGAAAGATTAG GCCCAAATGCCTCACTTGAAGAATTGGTAGATTTTATAGGTGTTGCTCAAATGGCAAAGGCTGAGGATGCTCTTCTGCCTCCTGAAGAAAAG ttACAATACAATGACTATGCTAAGTCCAATAAACGAAGATTTTATGATTATGAAGTGCTGGGAAGGAAAAAGCCTAGGGGATGTGAGAAGAAAATCCtcaatgaagatgatgatgaggaAGATGAAGCTCTTCATCTTCCAAACCCAATGATTGGGTTTGGTGTACCTACAGAGTCGAGCTTCATAACACACAGAAGGATTCCAGAAGATGCCATTGGGCCTCCTTACTTCTATTATGAGAATGTAGCCTTAGCACCGAAAGGTGTTTGGCAAACAATTTCAAGATTCTTGTATGATGTTCAACCCGAGTTTGTAGATTCAAAGTTTTTCTGTGCTGCAGCCAGGAAAAGGGGATATATTCACAATCTCCCCATCCAAAATAGGTTCCCACTTCTACCACTTCCACCGCGCACAATACACGAGGCTTTTCCCCTAACAAAGAAGTGGTGGCCTTCATGGGATACTAGGACCAAGCTTAATTGTTTGCAAACATGTATTGGCAGTGCAAAACTAACAGAAAGAATTAGGAAAGCTGTAGAAATCTATGATGAAGATCCACCTGAAAGTGTACAGAAGTTTGTTCTTCATCAGTGTAGGAAATGGAATTTGGTTTGGGTGGGAAGGAATAAGGTTGCTCCATTAGAGCCTGATGAAGTAGAAACGCTGCTGGGCTTCCCAAGGAACCACACCAGAGGAGGTGGAATAAGTAGGACTGACAGATACAAGTCACTTGGTAATTCATTCCAG GTTGACACTGTGGCATACCACTTGTCAGTTCTGAAGGAGATGTATCCTAATGGTATcaatcttctttctctcttttctggAATTGGTGGGGCAGAGGTAGCTCTTCATCGGCTCGGCATCCCTCTCAAGAATGTTGTGTCTGTTGAAAAATCAGAAGTGAATAGGAATATTGTTAGAAGTTGGTGGGAGCAAACAAATCAGAAAGGTAATCTATATGACATTGACGATGTAAGGGAGCTAGACGGTGATCGCTTGGAGCAGCTGATGAGCACATTTGGTGGTTTTGATCTAATTGTTGGTGGCAGTCCATGTAATAATCTGGCTGGTAGCAACAGGGTCAGCCGGGATGGACTGGAGGGAAAAGAATCTTCTCTCTTCTTTGATTACTTTAGGATTCTAGACTTAGTAAAAAATATGTCAGCTAAATATCGATAA
- the LOC100815925 gene encoding DNA (cytosine-5)-methyltransferase DRM2 isoform X2 encodes MVKKMKINYLKNFSHTRLWKVLPNHSSELSQILVLQRMQGALGMISLILIFFLMMKDLYNFIFLLQRTMKCHHASTCFYKHLWEEIAKTMSENDDTLRSLVKMGYKQEEALVAIERLGPNASLEELVDFIGVAQMAKAEDALLPPEEKLQYNDYAKSNKRRFYDYEVLGRKKPRGCEKKILNEDDDEEDEALHLPNPMIGFGVPTESSFITHRRIPEDAIGPPYFYYENVALAPKGVWQTISRFLYDVQPEFVDSKFFCAAARKRGYIHNLPIQNRFPLLPLPPRTIHEAFPLTKKWWPSWDTRTKLNCLQTCIGSAKLTERIRKAVEIYDEDPPESVQKFVLHQCRKWNLVWVGRNKVAPLEPDEVETLLGFPRNHTRGGGISRTDRYKSLGNSFQVDTVAYHLSVLKEMYPNGINLLSLFSGIGGAEVALHRLGIPLKNVVSVEKSEVNRNIVRSWWEQTNQKGNLYDIDDVRELDGDRLEQLMSTFGGFDLIVGGSPCNNLAGSNRVSRDGLEGKESSLFFDYFRILDLVKNMSAKYR; translated from the exons ATG gtgaagaaaatgaagataaaCTACTTGAAGAACTTCTCTCATACAAG GCTCTGGAAAGTTCTCCCCAACCACAGCAGCGAATTGAGCCAGATCCTTGTTCTTCAGAGAATGCAGGGAGCTCTTGGGATGATTTCTCTGATACTGATATTTTTTCTGATGATGAA GGACTTGTACAATTTCATTTTCCTACTTCAAAGAACAATGAAATGTCATCATGCTTCCACTTGCTTTTACAAACATTTATGGGAG gaaatTGCAAAAACTATGTCTGAGAATGATGATACCTTACGGTCTTTGGTGAAAATGGGCTACAAACAAGAGGAAGCTTTAGTTGCCATAGAAAGATTAG GCCCAAATGCCTCACTTGAAGAATTGGTAGATTTTATAGGTGTTGCTCAAATGGCAAAGGCTGAGGATGCTCTTCTGCCTCCTGAAGAAAAG ttACAATACAATGACTATGCTAAGTCCAATAAACGAAGATTTTATGATTATGAAGTGCTGGGAAGGAAAAAGCCTAGGGGATGTGAGAAGAAAATCCtcaatgaagatgatgatgaggaAGATGAAGCTCTTCATCTTCCAAACCCAATGATTGGGTTTGGTGTACCTACAGAGTCGAGCTTCATAACACACAGAAGGATTCCAGAAGATGCCATTGGGCCTCCTTACTTCTATTATGAGAATGTAGCCTTAGCACCGAAAGGTGTTTGGCAAACAATTTCAAGATTCTTGTATGATGTTCAACCCGAGTTTGTAGATTCAAAGTTTTTCTGTGCTGCAGCCAGGAAAAGGGGATATATTCACAATCTCCCCATCCAAAATAGGTTCCCACTTCTACCACTTCCACCGCGCACAATACACGAGGCTTTTCCCCTAACAAAGAAGTGGTGGCCTTCATGGGATACTAGGACCAAGCTTAATTGTTTGCAAACATGTATTGGCAGTGCAAAACTAACAGAAAGAATTAGGAAAGCTGTAGAAATCTATGATGAAGATCCACCTGAAAGTGTACAGAAGTTTGTTCTTCATCAGTGTAGGAAATGGAATTTGGTTTGGGTGGGAAGGAATAAGGTTGCTCCATTAGAGCCTGATGAAGTAGAAACGCTGCTGGGCTTCCCAAGGAACCACACCAGAGGAGGTGGAATAAGTAGGACTGACAGATACAAGTCACTTGGTAATTCATTCCAG GTTGACACTGTGGCATACCACTTGTCAGTTCTGAAGGAGATGTATCCTAATGGTATcaatcttctttctctcttttctggAATTGGTGGGGCAGAGGTAGCTCTTCATCGGCTCGGCATCCCTCTCAAGAATGTTGTGTCTGTTGAAAAATCAGAAGTGAATAGGAATATTGTTAGAAGTTGGTGGGAGCAAACAAATCAGAAAGGTAATCTATATGACATTGACGATGTAAGGGAGCTAGACGGTGATCGCTTGGAGCAGCTGATGAGCACATTTGGTGGTTTTGATCTAATTGTTGGTGGCAGTCCATGTAATAATCTGGCTGGTAGCAACAGGGTCAGCCGGGATGGACTGGAGGGAAAAGAATCTTCTCTCTTCTTTGATTACTTTAGGATTCTAGACTTAGTAAAAAATATGTCAGCTAAATATCGATAA